The following coding sequences lie in one Patescibacteria group bacterium genomic window:
- a CDS encoding helix-turn-helix transcriptional regulator translates to MSKEKTVIAENIKKYRNKLDISQDQLSKRADLAFHTIAKIEAGATPNPTIDTVKKIANALGVSLDDLIK, encoded by the coding sequence ATGTCAAAAGAAAAAACCGTAATAGCGGAGAATATTAAGAAATATCGGAATAAGCTTGATATTTCGCAGGATCAACTTTCCAAGAGGGCAGATTTAGCTTTTCATACCATAGCCAAAATCGAAGCGGGAGCAACTCCAAATCCAACCATTGATACGGTTAAAAAAATTGCGAACGCGCTCGGTGTTTCGCTTGATGATTTAATAAAATAA
- a CDS encoding adenine-specific methyltransferase EcoRI family protein translates to MARKSSIKNLKKARKAKNDEFYTQYIDIQKEIEKYLDYNPDTFREKVIYCNCDDPFESNFFRYFVLNFNKLGLKQLITTSYKPSPIANTELVLQPSFLPGYEDKVVSKPAEPKGRPKVTANKFIINEVRDIDGDGEFNLKDVAKQLKANKNNEWTPLEGNGDFRSDECISLLKQSDIVVTNPPFSLFREYFRQIFDYNKKFLIIGNINCLTYREIFQKIKENKAWLGNGMGRWISGFIVPESYELYGSEARIDENGNRIVATNNCLWLTNLDHGRRHQPLPLMTMAENLKYSKHKEIKGKKAYDKYDNYDAIEIPFTDAIPSDYKGVMGVPVTFLDKYNPEQFEIIDINPHFFSIVEKGLPKPSQLKITGQNDPYARILMKHRKNKKVVYN, encoded by the coding sequence ATGGCGAGAAAATCATCAATAAAAAATCTTAAGAAAGCAAGGAAAGCAAAGAACGATGAGTTCTATACTCAGTATATTGATATTCAAAAAGAGATTGAAAAGTATCTGGATTATAATCCTGATACTTTTCGCGAAAAAGTAATATATTGCAATTGCGACGATCCGTTTGAGAGTAATTTTTTTCGCTATTTCGTGCTAAACTTCAACAAGCTTGGATTAAAACAGCTTATCACTACCAGTTATAAACCTTCGCCAATTGCCAATACAGAACTTGTGTTGCAGCCCTCTTTTCTTCCGGGCTATGAAGACAAGGTTGTAAGTAAGCCAGCAGAACCAAAAGGCCGTCCTAAGGTGACCGCTAACAAATTTATTATCAACGAGGTGCGTGATATAGATGGCGACGGCGAATTCAACTTAAAAGATGTTGCCAAGCAATTAAAAGCAAACAAAAACAATGAATGGACGCCACTCGAAGGCAACGGCGATTTTCGTAGTGATGAATGTATAAGTCTGCTCAAACAATCCGATATCGTTGTAACCAATCCGCCTTTCAGTTTGTTTCGCGAATATTTTAGACAAATTTTTGATTATAATAAAAAGTTTTTGATTATCGGCAATATCAATTGCCTAACCTATAGAGAAATATTCCAGAAAATTAAAGAAAATAAAGCATGGCTTGGCAATGGAATGGGAAGGTGGATTTCCGGATTTATCGTACCAGAATCCTACGAATTGTACGGATCAGAAGCTCGAATAGATGAAAATGGAAACAGAATTGTCGCCACTAATAATTGTTTATGGCTAACCAACCTTGATCATGGACGCCGCCATCAACCATTGCCGCTTATGACAATGGCAGAAAATTTAAAATATAGTAAGCATAAAGAAATTAAAGGTAAAAAAGCCTATGATAAATATGACAATTATGATGCAATAGAAATACCTTTTACTGATGCGATACCGAGTGATTATAAAGGTGTAATGGGTGTGCCGGTTACATTTCTTGATAAATATAATCCTGAACAGTTTGAAATCATTGACATAAATCCGCACTTTTTTTCTATTGTGGAAAAAGGACTGCCAAAACCCTCACAATTAAAAATTACAGGACAAAATGATCCATATGCTCGTATTTTAATGAAACATAGGAAAAATAAAAAAGTAGTTTATAATTAA
- a CDS encoding DUF262 domain-containing protein yields MNTTLKINITVKDICDGFVYNELEGKGLFGLSGKLTIQPEYQRNYIYASDGGKKEMAVIESVLKGYPIGLIYFNKVSEKNLEVLDGQQRITSLGRFIADKFAIKDENGLEQYFGGLAKDKQNKILKTFLLIYECEGEESEIKEWFKTINIAGVPLNNQELLNAVYSGTFVTLGKEEFSNSQNANIQKWSAYVSGSANRQEFLECALDWVSKGNIGDYMSSHRTDKNINELKKYFNSVIDWVSSVFTDVESEMRGLEWGRLYEEYHKKAFNPAKVSAEVQKLYADPYVKNRKGIFEYILGGSTDTKLLEVRVFDEATKKAVYATQTAKAEKKGESNCPLCALGHDANKSKTWGFGEMDADHVAAWSKGGKTVSKNCQMLCKTHNRAKGNR; encoded by the coding sequence ATGAATACAACTTTAAAAATCAACATCACTGTCAAAGATATTTGCGACGGATTCGTTTATAACGAATTGGAAGGCAAGGGCTTATTTGGTTTGTCTGGCAAGTTGACTATTCAACCCGAATACCAACGCAATTATATTTATGCGTCCGACGGCGGCAAAAAGGAAATGGCCGTCATTGAGTCGGTGCTTAAAGGTTATCCGATCGGCTTGATCTATTTTAATAAAGTTTCGGAAAAAAATCTGGAAGTTTTGGACGGACAACAGCGCATCACCAGTCTCGGTCGGTTTATAGCTGATAAATTCGCCATTAAAGACGAAAACGGCTTGGAGCAATATTTTGGCGGCCTAGCTAAAGACAAACAGAATAAAATTTTAAAAACCTTTTTGCTTATTTATGAATGCGAGGGGGAAGAAAGCGAGATAAAAGAATGGTTTAAAACGATCAATATTGCAGGCGTTCCGCTTAATAATCAGGAATTGCTTAACGCTGTGTATTCCGGGACGTTTGTCACGCTCGGCAAAGAAGAATTCAGTAATAGCCAAAACGCTAACATCCAAAAATGGAGCGCGTATGTATCCGGTAGTGCTAATCGTCAGGAATTTTTAGAATGCGCGTTGGATTGGGTGAGCAAGGGCAATATCGGCGACTATATGAGCAGTCATCGCACTGACAAAAATATCAATGAATTAAAAAAATATTTCAACAGCGTGATCGACTGGGTTTCCAGTGTGTTTACTGACGTGGAAAGCGAGATGCGCGGACTTGAATGGGGGCGACTGTATGAGGAGTATCACAAGAAAGCGTTTAATCCAGCGAAAGTGTCGGCTGAAGTGCAAAAGCTCTACGCTGATCCGTATGTTAAAAATCGCAAAGGTATTTTTGAGTATATTCTCGGTGGCTCAACTGACACGAAATTACTCGAGGTTCGTGTTTTTGATGAAGCGACTAAAAAAGCTGTTTACGCAACACAGACCGCTAAGGCGGAGAAAAAAGGCGAGTCAAACTGCCCGCTTTGCGCCCTGGGGCATGATGCCAATAAGAGCAAAACTTGGGGATTTGGTGAAATGGATGCCGACCATGTAGCGGCTTGGAGCAAGGGCGGCAAAACAGTATCTAAAAACTGTCAAATGCTTTGCAAGACACATAATCGGGCAAAAGGTAATCGATAA
- a CDS encoding ATP-binding protein yields MIHSFSCKNFYSFSDLTTVDFAVNDKAPVNNGYFTASSGNRLSKIETVVGPNASGKTNLLKVLPFLKWLITDSFNINPSALLPVKPFMFGEQKNKPTELSADFEINGDIYTYTFVLDEKKIISEEMKVKNKTNQKETSKKVFSRQWNNESGKYELDDKRFNLPKEFENSMRPNASILSVAVRFNHKESQEIFKYWQKIETNVTEAGWVGDHLLPNKIPQWFEALIFYSDNETLKKEAEKLLSRFDLGLNGIVFEKEKAENGLTIKNVQAVHLFNGKEQFLPILYESSGTKQLFTILKTILQALNNGSIAIVDEFDVNLHPEMVMALLDLFIQPETNPKNAQLLMSTHSHILLSKLDKYQIILVEKNKNGMSESWRLDDVSGVRADDNYYTKYIAGAYGAVPKL; encoded by the coding sequence ATGATTCATTCATTTTCGTGCAAAAATTTTTATTCTTTCAGCGATCTGACGACCGTCGATTTTGCCGTGAACGATAAAGCCCCCGTTAACAACGGTTATTTTACGGCTTCCTCCGGGAATCGTCTTTCTAAAATTGAAACCGTAGTTGGGCCAAACGCTTCCGGTAAAACAAATCTTTTAAAGGTTTTGCCGTTTTTAAAGTGGCTTATTACGGATTCATTTAATATTAATCCGTCCGCTTTGTTGCCGGTAAAGCCATTTATGTTTGGTGAGCAAAAAAATAAGCCAACCGAGCTTTCAGCCGACTTTGAAATTAATGGCGATATTTATACCTATACTTTTGTTCTTGATGAAAAGAAAATTATATCGGAGGAAATGAAAGTTAAAAATAAGACCAACCAAAAAGAGACGAGCAAAAAAGTTTTTTCTCGTCAGTGGAACAACGAAAGCGGGAAATATGAATTAGATGATAAGCGTTTTAATCTCCCAAAAGAATTTGAAAATTCTATGCGGCCTAACGCCAGCATATTAAGCGTTGCCGTGCGATTTAATCACAAAGAAAGTCAGGAAATATTTAAGTACTGGCAAAAGATTGAAACAAATGTCACGGAAGCAGGCTGGGTCGGCGACCATCTTTTACCAAATAAAATTCCCCAATGGTTTGAAGCGTTGATTTTCTATAGTGATAATGAAACACTAAAGAAAGAAGCTGAAAAATTATTGTCCCGCTTTGACCTTGGTCTAAATGGGATCGTGTTTGAAAAAGAAAAAGCTGAAAATGGCTTAACGATTAAAAATGTACAAGCGGTACATTTGTTTAACGGGAAAGAGCAATTCCTGCCAATTCTTTATGAATCATCTGGGACAAAACAACTCTTCACTATTTTGAAAACAATCTTACAGGCGCTGAACAATGGAAGCATTGCGATTGTCGACGAATTTGATGTCAACCTTCATCCCGAAATGGTTATGGCGCTTTTAGATTTGTTTATCCAGCCGGAAACTAATCCAAAGAATGCCCAATTGCTCATGAGTACTCATAGCCATATACTTTTAAGTAAACTTGATAAATACCAGATTATTTTGGTTGAAAAGAACAAAAACGGTATGAGCGAATCATGGCGGCTGGATGATGTTTCCGGTGTTCGAGCCGATGATAATTATTACACAAAATATATTGCCGGCGCGTATGGAGCCGTTCCGAAACTATAA
- a CDS encoding RloB domain-containing protein, which yields MSRTNPYKKKRRQASKTLLVFGEGFDEEMFLKHLRSLYSYKSNVAITVKKGKGGDAQNIVIDADGIPGAFDRKIVVLDNDKTKTEMTKARQEAKNRGIELIENTPCLESLLITILDKKPSGKNSARCKDEFESSYIDKKKRGESSEYIKLFPKKLLDAKRLEISELNKLILIMEGK from the coding sequence ATGTCCAGAACGAATCCGTACAAGAAAAAAAGACGCCAAGCAAGTAAAACCCTCCTGGTATTCGGGGAGGGTTTTGACGAGGAGATGTTTTTGAAGCACTTGAGAAGTTTATATTCTTATAAAAGCAATGTAGCGATAACCGTTAAAAAGGGGAAGGGCGGAGACGCTCAAAATATTGTTATTGACGCGGACGGGATACCGGGCGCTTTTGATAGAAAAATAGTCGTTCTTGATAACGATAAAACGAAGACGGAAATGACTAAGGCCAGACAGGAAGCTAAAAATAGAGGTATTGAACTTATCGAAAATACTCCTTGTTTGGAATCTCTGCTCATAACGATTCTTGATAAAAAACCGAGTGGAAAAAATTCTGCCCGGTGCAAGGATGAATTTGAATCAAGCTATATCGATAAGAAAAAACGGGGTGAATCAAGCGAATATATAAAATTATTTCCGAAGAAATTATTGGACGCTAAAAGGTTGGAAATATCGGAATTGAATAAATTAATTTTAATTATGGAGGGTAAATAG
- a CDS encoding YjzC family protein: MKNTYKPGETTPRSGQYEKIGPRGGETGEEITAVKGKTFPPSEKAGITYKLVDPTRH; this comes from the coding sequence ATGAAAAATACTTATAAACCTGGCGAAACAACTCCTCGATCTGGTCAATACGAAAAGATTGGCCCTCGAGGTGGTGAAACTGGCGAAGAAATTACTGCGGTAAAAGGAAAGACCTTTCCACCAAGTGAAAAGGCCGGTATCACTTACAAGTTAGTTGATCCTACAAGACACTAA
- a CDS encoding zinc ribbon domain-containing protein — translation MSMKPFTDNFADNSTDAGFQFTFSCAICNEGYKTEFIEAKSTKKGNFLKAMGGLVGAAAQIAGQYNVGYGIQKATDVITDRHEGKSPEWRKEYDAAFEKAQAEAKAHLHRCPKCTQWVCENCWNEQENLCVSCAPREAIEIAAARAKKKAEDIQAKAAGTQVFTGEIKAKKTACPACGKPAGTGKFCGNCGASLDFIKCKKCGAENQTGTAFCGECGNKL, via the coding sequence ATGTCTATGAAACCATTCACCGATAACTTTGCCGACAACTCCACTGACGCCGGATTTCAGTTCACTTTTTCCTGCGCCATCTGCAATGAAGGATATAAAACCGAGTTCATCGAGGCAAAGTCAACCAAGAAAGGAAATTTCTTAAAAGCCATGGGCGGCCTGGTCGGCGCCGCGGCCCAGATCGCCGGACAATATAATGTCGGCTACGGAATCCAGAAAGCCACCGATGTCATCACCGACCGGCACGAGGGCAAATCGCCGGAGTGGCGCAAAGAATACGATGCGGCTTTTGAAAAAGCCCAAGCCGAGGCTAAGGCTCATTTGCATCGCTGCCCGAAATGCACCCAATGGGTTTGCGAAAATTGCTGGAACGAGCAGGAAAATTTGTGCGTTAGCTGCGCCCCCCGCGAAGCGATTGAAATTGCTGCCGCCCGGGCCAAGAAAAAAGCCGAAGATATCCAAGCCAAAGCCGCCGGCACCCAGGTTTTCACCGGAGAAATAAAGGCTAAAAAAACAGCCTGTCCGGCCTGCGGCAAACCGGCCGGCACGGGAAAATTCTGCGGCAATTGCGGCGCTTCTTTGGATTTTATCAAATGTAAAAAATGCGGCGCGGAAAACCAGACCGGAACCGCGTTTTGCGGCGAATGCGGCAATAAACTATAA